The Halococcus salifodinae DSM 8989 genome includes a window with the following:
- a CDS encoding DUF7344 domain-containing protein, whose amino-acid sequence MLDTDAIFDVLAARRRRYVLYALLEVEDGLALRDLAGVIAAAEAGQPIAAVAGACREVATDLARTHLPALDRSGLVEYDPTRERACLADGHERAMSYLDLASRYERPPTTASPDGA is encoded by the coding sequence ATGCTCGACACCGACGCCATCTTCGACGTTCTCGCCGCTCGTCGCCGACGGTACGTGCTCTACGCCCTCCTCGAGGTCGAGGACGGACTCGCGCTCCGCGATCTCGCCGGGGTGATCGCAGCTGCCGAGGCGGGCCAGCCGATCGCGGCGGTGGCTGGCGCGTGCCGCGAAGTCGCCACCGATCTCGCTCGGACGCATCTTCCGGCGCTCGACCGGAGTGGACTCGTCGAATACGATCCCACCCGCGAGCGTGCCTGCCTCGCCGACGGCCACGAACGAGCGATGTCGTACCTCGACCTCGCCAGCCGATACGAGCGCCCGCCGACCACCGCCAGCCCGGACGGCGCATAG
- a CDS encoding phosphoribosyltransferase yields MSELPDDFTCTVTNWEYIYGRCRAVADQVKRSGFEPEVVVALARGGWFAGRCLCDFLGLDDLTSLKMEHYVGTAAKSGEPEVRYPMPEGSVAGKDVLIIDDIADTGGSIEHAHEYVLDRDPDGVRTATLQLLGTSEFEPDYVGERLDEWAWIVYPWNFIEDMICLLYTSLMAR; encoded by the coding sequence ATGTCCGAACTGCCGGACGATTTCACCTGCACCGTCACCAACTGGGAGTATATCTACGGTCGGTGTCGGGCGGTCGCCGACCAGGTCAAGCGCTCGGGGTTCGAACCGGAGGTGGTCGTCGCGCTCGCCCGCGGCGGTTGGTTCGCGGGCCGGTGTCTGTGTGATTTCCTCGGGCTCGACGACCTCACCAGTCTGAAGATGGAGCACTACGTCGGTACCGCCGCCAAAAGCGGCGAGCCCGAGGTCAGGTACCCGATGCCCGAGGGCTCCGTCGCGGGCAAGGACGTGCTCATCATCGACGACATCGCCGACACCGGCGGGTCGATCGAACACGCCCACGAGTACGTTCTCGACCGCGATCCCGACGGCGTCCGCACCGCGACCCTCCAACTCCTGGGAACCAGCGAGTTCGAACCCGACTACGTCGGCGAGCGCCTCGACGAGTGGGCGTGGATCGTCTACCCGTGGAACTTCATCGAGGACATGATCTGTCTCTTATACACATCTCTGATGGCGCGA